AATGAAGGCTTCAATCTCGGTGAAGCCGTTTACATTTCCGTCAAGATGTTCTGGGACTTTTCGGAATCAATGAAATGTTCAGGTCTGCCTAAACCCTTCTGTATGAATAGTAAAAACGAGGATGGTGGCTGGAACTTCAGCTGGGGCCTGGACAACCCAATCACTGGCGAAAGCACGCGTAGTTGCTTCTACACCATTTACCCCAACGGTTCGGTGAAGTGCCGTGAGTATCCCGGCGACACCATCTTCATCGGCGGGGTGGTTGATGCCTGGAACCTTGCGTGCGTCATTATTAGTGACTTGGTTCAAAGCCATGACTGGGACAAGCAAGAGACAGCAGACCGCCTGTGTTCATTTATGCAGCAACTACAGAGCGATGCTGGATGAGTAGCCGTCAGTCGGGAAGCCTGAAGCCACTGGTTTGGGAGAATACTGAAGGCTGAAAGCAATACAAGACCCGCAAGGGAAAAGCAGGGGGCGTTGATGTTGTCGCTATCGATCTCCCGACAAAACATTCACCCCGTCGTAATGGCGGGGTTTTTAGATTCCAGCCTTAATCGCTTTAATCACTGCCTGCGTGCGGTCTTTGACGCCCATCTTTCCAATGATTGAACTGACGTGAGTTTTCACTGTCTCTGCGCTCACAAACAAAGTGTCAGCAATCTCTTTGTTGGTCATCCCGCAGGACAGGACTTTCAGTACCTCCATCTCTCGATCAGACAATTCAGGCAAAAGCTCAATGCCCTCATAGCCCGCCGCCGTCTGAACGTCCTTTGGGTAGTAGTTCCCGCCTTCGGCAATGGCTGACAGGGATCTGATGAAATCACCATCGACACCTTTTCCCAAGGAGCTGACGAACATCACGCCCTCTGCAAAGGCATCCAAGGCTTCTCGCACAACAGCCTGCGTCTCTCGGTGGAGGAACACCAAGGTTCTTGTCTTAGGGCTGAACTCCTTAACGTGTCTTGCAAGGCTGAGGCCGTAGCCCTGCTCAAGGTTTTCAGTGACGAACAAGAGGTCAGGGCTTTTCTGATTGCAAGCATCAGCTGCCTCATCTTGAGTGGTGTAAGCCCCTATCAAGGTTTCGCTGACGACAGGAACAAGACTGAAGGACGCAAGGGTCAGGAGGTCGCCCATACAAGCCACCGCCGTCTTTCCAGCCAAATAAGGCTTGCCCTGGTCAAAGGCTGATCGGATCTGAGCGGAACGAAGCGGAAACTCCATACCAGGCTTTGTGTCTCACCCATTGT
The sequence above is a segment of the Synechococcus sp. PROS-7-1 genome. Coding sequences within it:
- a CDS encoding response regulator transcription factor encodes the protein MEFPLRSAQIRSAFDQGKPYLAGKTAVACMGDLLTLASFSLVPVVSETLIGAYTTQDEAADACNQKSPDLLFVTENLEQGYGLSLARHVKEFSPKTRTLVFLHRETQAVVREALDAFAEGVMFVSSLGKGVDGDFIRSLSAIAEGGNYYPKDVQTAAGYEGIELLPELSDREMEVLKVLSCGMTNKEIADTLFVSAETVKTHVSSIIGKMGVKDRTQAVIKAIKAGI